Proteins from one Gilliamella sp. ESL0443 genomic window:
- a CDS encoding ATP-binding protein, translating into MRQLLAKPLFFNRRIVFYLVILLSLQCIIAYGALLVFDSLPSSLTDMPDDHIVFRESQRGTVNLIRKHIDENKQRPLQAVVDELQPYFGYPIKVLPANTELSHSVKKEIEKLDFAYDGDDEVVYINLNDGHLLQLGPILMRDILESNTMSLSVFLIIWALFSAIIFFILIYFAFSAVWKDLVNIRQTAEQLGQGNLKARTENVKGWLFKPLANVLNNMGTHIEHLVSTNQTISHAMAHELRTPLARMRFELSMLEESTDEVERSDLQKGMSDDIDELETLINASLNYFKMQQSNIELNFTTVSLKQWGEKVCQSLALFKPKGFELICHSQDAKAKIDINLAETIVKNLLLNAFKYAAHKAVLNITKQDNRVILEIDDDGVGIPFDSREKIFMPFARLDTSRTRSTGGYGLGLAYVKLMAEFHDGKAFVVTSPLGGARFVVSIKSGEE; encoded by the coding sequence TTGAGACAGTTATTAGCTAAACCGCTATTTTTTAACCGCCGCATCGTCTTTTATCTAGTTATTTTACTTTCATTGCAATGTATTATCGCCTATGGTGCATTATTAGTGTTTGATTCACTACCTTCATCATTAACTGATATGCCAGATGATCATATCGTTTTTCGTGAATCACAACGAGGAACAGTCAACTTAATTCGCAAACACATTGATGAAAATAAACAGCGTCCACTGCAAGCAGTAGTTGACGAGTTACAACCATATTTTGGTTATCCAATCAAAGTATTACCTGCAAATACAGAATTATCTCATTCTGTAAAAAAAGAAATTGAAAAACTTGATTTTGCTTATGATGGTGATGACGAAGTTGTCTATATCAATCTCAATGATGGTCATTTATTACAATTGGGGCCGATTTTAATGCGAGATATATTAGAATCAAATACCATGTCGTTGAGCGTTTTCCTTATTATTTGGGCATTATTTAGTGCCATAATCTTTTTTATATTAATCTATTTCGCGTTTAGTGCTGTATGGAAAGATCTGGTCAACATACGTCAAACCGCAGAACAACTTGGACAGGGCAATTTGAAGGCTCGAACGGAAAATGTGAAAGGTTGGTTATTCAAACCATTAGCCAATGTTTTAAATAATATGGGGACTCACATTGAGCATCTTGTCAGCACTAACCAAACAATTTCACATGCGATGGCACATGAACTACGAACCCCTCTTGCACGAATGCGATTTGAGTTAAGTATGCTTGAAGAATCTACAGACGAAGTAGAAAGATCTGATTTACAAAAAGGAATGAGTGATGATATAGATGAACTTGAAACCCTCATTAATGCTAGTTTGAATTATTTTAAAATGCAGCAAAGTAATATTGAATTAAACTTTACTACTGTATCGTTAAAACAATGGGGTGAAAAAGTTTGTCAGTCATTAGCACTATTTAAACCTAAGGGCTTTGAGCTCATTTGCCATAGCCAAGATGCTAAAGCTAAAATTGATATCAATTTGGCAGAAACTATTGTCAAAAATCTGCTACTTAATGCGTTTAAATATGCAGCCCATAAAGCAGTATTAAATATAACCAAACAAGATAACCGAGTTATTTTGGAAATTGATGATGATGGTGTAGGCATTCCTTTCGATTCTCGAGAAAAAATTTTTATGCCTTTTGCTCGCCTTGACACCAGTCGTACACGATCAACTGGTGGATATGGGTTAGGCTTAGCTTATGTAAAATTAATGGCAGAATTTCATGACGGTAAAGCATTCGTGGTTACTAGCCCACTAGGTGGTGCACGATTTGTCGTTTCGATAAAATCAGGTGAGGAATAA
- a CDS encoding winged helix-turn-helix domain-containing protein, with protein sequence MSERILIIEDDERLANLIQVYLIRQGYRVDWHNSGEGAEEKIQQINPDLVILDVMLPEKTGFDICRDIRSWFSNYILIMTASEDNIDEIVGLELGADDYLAKPVEPRLLLARIRALLRRKQNETEGLKEQIALFNNNTLAFENLVIDGENRKVLLDGHEIDLTTAEFDLLWLLANNAGKILSRDDIFSQVRGIDFDGSDRSIDARISRLRRKLLDDPDNPSRIKTVRGKGYLFMREGENH encoded by the coding sequence ATGAGTGAACGCATATTAATTATCGAAGATGATGAAAGATTAGCCAATTTAATACAAGTCTACCTAATCCGTCAAGGATATAGGGTCGATTGGCATAATAGTGGTGAAGGAGCAGAAGAAAAAATACAACAAATCAACCCTGATTTGGTTATTTTAGATGTAATGTTACCTGAAAAAACTGGATTTGATATCTGTCGAGATATACGTTCATGGTTCAGTAACTATATTCTTATAATGACGGCTAGCGAAGATAATATTGATGAAATCGTGGGATTAGAGTTAGGCGCTGATGATTATTTAGCTAAACCGGTTGAACCACGATTATTACTAGCTCGGATTCGAGCATTGCTACGCCGAAAACAAAATGAAACAGAAGGCCTAAAAGAGCAAATTGCTTTATTTAACAATAATACTTTAGCCTTTGAAAATTTAGTGATTGATGGTGAAAATCGTAAAGTGTTATTAGACGGGCATGAAATAGATTTAACGACTGCCGAATTTGACTTACTCTGGTTGTTAGCTAATAACGCAGGTAAGATTCTATCTCGAGACGATATATTTTCCCAAGTTAGAGGGATTGATTTTGACGGTAGCGATCGTTCAATTGATGCCCGAATTTCTCGGTTAAGACGTAAACTCCTTGATGATCCTGATAATCCTTCAAGAATTAAAACGGTTCGAGGAAAGGGGTATTTATTCATGCGCGAAGGGGAAAACCATTGA